Proteins from a genomic interval of Sphingobacterium lactis:
- a CDS encoding response regulator: MEKKKILIIEDNSDIRESTAEILELTGAYSVILAEEGKTGVDMAIKHKPDMILCDIMMPELDGYGVLFMLSKNETTQQIPFIFLTAKAEKADLRKAMEMGADDYLTKPFDDLELLNAIESRFKKRSQIQVKVAPAADTLHLDEQEQAYLLQDLVDHGRIKTIKKKQTIYESGDTPVYVYYIKKGKVRSYLNYKDGRELSTNIYVENQFFGLESVLLNDKYGDNTSTLEDAEIALIHKDNFFELMYKKPGIASKLIKVLSQNIREKEEQMLGFAYDSVRKRVANALVNVAEKSSTEKDEVTIKISRDDLAALAGTANETISRMLADFKDEKLLTKEGNAIIIFSVERLKNIKQ; this comes from the coding sequence ATGGAAAAGAAAAAGATATTAATTATAGAAGACAACAGTGATATCCGGGAAAGTACGGCCGAGATCCTCGAGCTGACGGGTGCCTATTCGGTTATATTGGCGGAGGAAGGAAAGACGGGTGTGGATATGGCAATCAAACATAAACCGGATATGATCCTCTGCGACATCATGATGCCGGAGTTGGATGGCTACGGCGTTCTTTTCATGCTGAGCAAGAACGAAACCACCCAGCAGATTCCCTTTATTTTCCTGACGGCAAAGGCGGAAAAAGCAGACCTGCGCAAAGCAATGGAAATGGGCGCAGACGATTACCTGACCAAGCCCTTCGATGATCTGGAATTACTCAACGCCATCGAAAGCCGATTTAAAAAGAGATCACAGATCCAGGTGAAAGTAGCACCTGCTGCGGACACCCTACATTTGGATGAGCAGGAACAGGCATACCTCTTGCAGGACCTGGTCGACCATGGTCGCATCAAGACCATCAAAAAGAAACAGACCATCTACGAATCCGGCGACACACCGGTCTATGTGTATTACATTAAAAAAGGCAAGGTAAGAAGTTACCTCAATTACAAGGACGGACGTGAACTCTCCACGAACATCTACGTTGAAAACCAGTTCTTCGGCTTGGAATCGGTGCTCTTGAACGATAAATATGGCGACAACACCTCGACCTTGGAAGATGCCGAAATTGCCTTAATCCATAAAGACAATTTCTTCGAACTGATGTACAAGAAACCTGGTATTGCTTCAAAATTGATCAAGGTACTTTCACAGAATATTCGTGAAAAAGAAGAACAGATGTTGGGTTTTGCCTATGATTCGGTTCGCAAGCGGGTAGCGAATGCGCTGGTGAATGTGGCGGAGAAATCATCAACGGAAAAGGATGAAGTCACGATCAAGATATCACGCGATGATCTTGCTGCACTGGCGGGTACCGCAAACGAGACTATTTCGCGAATGCTTGCCGACTTTAAGGATGAAAAATTGCTTACCAAGGAAGGAAATGCAATTATCATCTTTTCGGTAGAAAGACTGAAAAACATCAAGCAATAG
- a CDS encoding SprT-like domain-containing protein, producing the protein MFVGMPDFSKQLSKYIPSAAAPIISQWINDSGCRFKVTRSRASKLGDYRSPYRNEPHQITINHDLNPYSFLITTVHEFAHLKTWQEYKNKVKPHGAEWKENFKRLMDAFLKLHIFPEDVNLALIRYMNNPAASSCTDLNLYRILKTYDAGETTATTIDHIEFHTYFATRNGRVFQKMEKLRKRYKCMEVKTQRIYLFHPIAEVFPVEMNSNP; encoded by the coding sequence ATGTTTGTAGGGATGCCTGACTTCAGCAAACAATTAAGCAAATACATCCCTTCCGCTGCTGCACCGATCATTTCCCAATGGATCAATGATTCGGGCTGTCGCTTTAAGGTGACGCGATCCAGGGCATCGAAATTGGGAGACTATCGATCTCCCTACCGGAATGAACCCCACCAGATCACGATCAATCACGATCTGAATCCCTATTCGTTTCTCATCACGACGGTCCATGAATTTGCGCACTTAAAGACCTGGCAGGAATACAAGAATAAAGTGAAGCCCCACGGCGCTGAATGGAAGGAAAATTTCAAGCGGCTGATGGATGCGTTCCTTAAACTCCATATCTTCCCAGAAGATGTAAATTTGGCCTTGATCCGCTACATGAACAACCCGGCGGCCTCCAGCTGCACCGATCTCAACCTGTATCGGATACTGAAGACTTACGACGCCGGAGAGACTACCGCTACAACGATCGATCATATCGAATTCCACACCTATTTTGCTACGCGCAACGGCCGAGTTTTCCAAAAGATGGAAAAACTGCGCAAGCGCTACAAATGCATGGAGGTAAAAACCCAGCGGATCTATCTTTTTCACCCCATTGCGGAGGTTTTCCCTGTAGAAATGAATTCAAATCCGTAA
- the ettA gene encoding energy-dependent translational throttle protein EttA, whose protein sequence is MSDEKIIFSMAGVNKIYPPSKQVLKNIYLSFFYGAKIGVIGLNGSGKSSLLKIIAGLDKSYQGEVVFSPGYSVGYLAQEPELDATKTVREIVEEGVAETTSILKEYEEINEKFGLPEVYENADEMDKLLARQGELQDLIDATNAWELDSKLERAMDALRCPEPDALIANLSGGERRRVAMCRLLLQEPDVLLLDEPTNHLDAESIDWLEQHLQQYKGTVIAVTHDRYFLDNVAGWILELDRGEGIPWKGNYSSWLDQKAKRLAQEEKQETKRQKTLERELEWVKMAPKARHAKSKARLHNYEKLASEETKEREEKLELFIPPGPRLGNVVIEANGVSKAYGDRILFEDLSFSLPPAGIVGIIGPNGAGKTTLFRLITGQEQADTGTFRVGETVELGYVDQMHDDLDPNKTVWENITGGNENIMLGNKSMNSRAYVSKFNFNGGDQQKKVGVLSGGERNRVHLAITLKKGANVLLLDEPTNDIDVNTLRALEEGLENFGGCAVIISHDRWFLNRICTHILAFEGDSQVYFFEGNYTEYEENRKKRLGDVGPKRIKYKKLVK, encoded by the coding sequence ATGTCTGACGAAAAAATCATATTTTCCATGGCGGGGGTAAACAAAATTTACCCGCCATCCAAGCAAGTACTTAAAAACATCTATCTTTCTTTCTTCTATGGAGCAAAAATCGGGGTCATTGGTTTAAATGGTTCCGGAAAATCGTCGCTCCTGAAAATCATCGCCGGACTGGATAAATCCTACCAAGGCGAGGTGGTCTTTTCACCGGGTTATTCCGTGGGTTATTTAGCTCAGGAGCCTGAATTGGACGCTACCAAAACGGTTCGTGAGATTGTGGAAGAAGGAGTTGCCGAAACCACCTCCATCCTCAAAGAGTATGAGGAAATCAACGAGAAATTCGGCCTTCCCGAGGTCTATGAGAATGCGGATGAGATGGATAAACTTTTAGCCAGACAGGGTGAATTACAAGATCTTATCGATGCGACCAACGCTTGGGAATTGGACAGTAAATTGGAGCGTGCCATGGATGCACTGCGCTGCCCGGAGCCTGACGCTTTGATTGCCAATTTGTCAGGAGGAGAGCGCCGTCGCGTAGCCATGTGTCGTTTATTATTACAAGAACCTGACGTACTCTTGCTCGATGAGCCCACCAACCACTTGGATGCTGAATCCATCGACTGGTTGGAACAGCACTTGCAACAATATAAAGGTACGGTGATCGCCGTTACGCACGACCGTTATTTCTTGGACAACGTAGCCGGCTGGATCCTAGAACTTGACCGAGGCGAAGGTATTCCTTGGAAAGGAAATTATTCATCCTGGTTAGACCAGAAAGCAAAACGTCTGGCACAGGAAGAGAAACAGGAAACCAAACGCCAGAAGACTTTGGAAAGAGAGTTGGAATGGGTGAAGATGGCACCAAAGGCCAGACATGCCAAATCCAAGGCGCGTTTGCACAACTACGAAAAATTAGCGTCCGAGGAAACGAAAGAACGCGAAGAGAAATTAGAGCTCTTTATCCCTCCGGGACCACGCTTGGGGAATGTGGTGATTGAAGCCAATGGCGTTTCCAAAGCCTATGGTGACCGCATTCTATTCGAAGACCTGAGCTTCTCCCTCCCTCCTGCTGGAATCGTCGGCATTATTGGCCCGAACGGTGCCGGTAAGACCACGTTATTCCGCTTGATTACCGGACAGGAACAGGCCGATACGGGAACTTTCCGCGTGGGTGAAACTGTTGAACTGGGTTATGTGGATCAAATGCACGACGACCTCGATCCGAACAAAACAGTTTGGGAAAATATCACAGGTGGCAATGAGAACATCATGTTGGGCAACAAATCCATGAACTCCAGGGCGTATGTGTCCAAGTTCAACTTCAATGGTGGCGATCAACAGAAAAAAGTAGGTGTACTTTCTGGTGGTGAGCGAAACCGTGTACACTTGGCCATTACCTTGAAAAAGGGAGCCAACGTGCTATTGCTGGATGAGCCGACCAATGACATCGACGTGAATACCCTGCGTGCACTGGAAGAGGGTCTGGAAAATTTCGGCGGCTGTGCCGTTATTATTTCCCACGACCGATGGTTCCTGAACAGAATCTGTACGCACATCTTGGCGTTCGAAGGTGACTCTCAAGTTTACTTCTTCGAAGGGAACTACACAGAGTACGAGGAGAACCGCAAGAAACGTCTGGGCGATGTCGGACCAAAACGAATTAAATACAAGAAATTAGTTAAATAA
- a CDS encoding ATP-dependent Clp protease ATP-binding subunit, translating into MEAKFSPRVKDVISYSREEALRLRHDYIGTEHLLLGLIREGDGVAIKILKNLGIDMSEVRQTVEDAVKGSSVSRSPISNMPLTKQAEKVLKITYLEAKIFKSDIIGTEHLLLAILRDEENIASQIFQQFNVTYNVFKAEVEQNATGITDEASNTPSGGDDEFADDDAQFTSPKKVSDIKSKTPVLDNFGRDLTKAAEEGKLDPIVGREKEIERVSQILSRRKKNNPILIGEPGVGKSAIAEGLALRIIQRKVSRVLFNKRVVTLDLASLVAGTKYRGQFEERMKAVMNELEKSPDVILFIDEIHTIVGAGGASGSLDASNMFKPALARGEIQCIGATTLDEYRQYIEKDGALDRRFQKVTVEPTTYDDTIEILNRIKDKYEEHHNVTYTPEAIEACVSLTTRYITDRFLPDKAIDALDESGSRVHLNNIHVPQSIIDIEEKIEEVKVEKNKVVRSQKYEEAAKLRDTEKKLIEELEKEKAAWEAETKTKRYTVSEDNVAEVVSMMTGIPVQRVSQSDSQKLLNMGESMKGRIIGQDDAVQKLVKAIQRTRAGLKDPKKPIGSFIFLGPTGVGKTELAKELARFMFDSEDALIQIDMSEYMEKFAVSRLVGAPPGYVGYEEGGQLTEKVRRKPYSVVLLDEIEKAHPDVFNLLLQVLDEGQLTDSLGRKVDFRNTIIIMTSNIGARQLKEFGQGVGFTTAAKENQADSHSRGVIETALKRAFAPEFLNRIDDVIVFNSLTKEHIFKIIDIELKALFTRIEGLGHAIRLTEKAKNYIAEKGYDSNFGARPLKRAIQKYLEDPIAEEILKGELKSGEAILVDFNEEKQEISVVADKKSTKDDDSLASDVKDNKKKD; encoded by the coding sequence ATGGAAGCAAAATTTTCACCCCGAGTAAAAGATGTTATCTCCTATAGCCGTGAGGAGGCCCTTCGCCTGCGTCACGATTATATCGGGACAGAGCATCTACTTTTGGGATTGATTCGTGAGGGCGATGGTGTTGCGATCAAGATCTTGAAAAATCTTGGTATCGATATGAGCGAAGTACGCCAAACTGTGGAGGATGCTGTGAAAGGTTCTTCCGTTTCACGTTCGCCGATCAGCAACATGCCGCTGACGAAACAAGCAGAGAAAGTATTAAAAATCACATACCTCGAGGCCAAGATATTCAAAAGCGATATCATTGGCACGGAACATTTACTGTTGGCGATCTTGCGCGATGAAGAGAACATCGCATCACAGATCTTCCAGCAATTCAATGTCACCTACAACGTTTTTAAAGCTGAGGTAGAACAGAATGCAACGGGCATTACCGATGAGGCATCCAACACCCCTTCGGGTGGGGATGATGAATTTGCCGATGACGATGCACAATTTACCTCGCCGAAGAAGGTTTCCGATATCAAATCGAAAACCCCTGTACTCGATAACTTTGGTCGTGACTTGACCAAGGCTGCCGAAGAAGGTAAGCTGGATCCGATCGTTGGTCGTGAAAAGGAAATCGAGCGGGTATCACAGATTCTATCCCGTCGGAAAAAGAACAACCCGATCTTGATCGGTGAGCCAGGGGTTGGTAAATCAGCGATCGCTGAAGGTCTTGCCCTGCGCATTATCCAACGGAAAGTATCGCGGGTATTGTTCAACAAACGCGTGGTTACTTTGGACTTGGCATCTCTTGTTGCCGGTACAAAATACCGTGGACAATTTGAGGAACGTATGAAAGCGGTGATGAACGAACTGGAGAAATCTCCAGATGTCATCCTGTTTATCGATGAGATCCATACGATCGTGGGCGCCGGTGGTGCTTCGGGATCCTTGGATGCATCCAATATGTTCAAACCAGCCTTGGCACGTGGCGAAATCCAATGTATTGGTGCAACCACGTTGGATGAGTACCGTCAGTACATCGAGAAGGATGGCGCCTTGGATAGAAGGTTCCAAAAGGTAACGGTGGAACCAACCACCTACGATGATACCATCGAGATCTTGAATCGCATCAAGGATAAGTATGAGGAACACCACAATGTGACCTATACGCCAGAAGCTATTGAAGCCTGTGTGTCCTTGACGACTCGCTATATTACCGATCGATTCTTACCGGATAAAGCCATCGATGCACTCGATGAGTCTGGTTCCCGTGTACACCTCAACAATATCCATGTGCCACAGAGCATCATCGATATCGAAGAGAAGATCGAAGAAGTTAAAGTAGAGAAGAACAAGGTTGTTCGCAGCCAGAAATATGAAGAAGCGGCGAAACTTCGGGATACGGAGAAGAAGCTGATTGAAGAGTTGGAAAAGGAAAAAGCAGCATGGGAAGCTGAAACTAAGACCAAACGGTATACCGTTTCGGAGGATAATGTGGCGGAAGTTGTTTCCATGATGACCGGAATTCCGGTTCAGCGTGTAAGCCAATCCGACAGCCAGAAATTGTTGAACATGGGCGAATCCATGAAAGGCCGTATCATTGGTCAGGATGACGCTGTTCAGAAATTGGTGAAGGCGATCCAACGGACTCGTGCCGGATTGAAAGATCCGAAAAAACCGATTGGTTCATTCATATTCTTGGGACCAACAGGGGTCGGTAAGACTGAGTTGGCGAAAGAACTGGCCAGATTCATGTTCGATTCCGAAGATGCATTGATCCAAATCGATATGAGCGAATACATGGAAAAATTCGCGGTATCCAGATTGGTAGGAGCGCCTCCGGGATATGTAGGCTACGAAGAAGGTGGTCAACTGACCGAGAAGGTGCGCAGAAAACCATATTCTGTCGTGCTATTGGATGAGATCGAGAAAGCGCATCCGGATGTGTTCAACTTACTGTTGCAGGTATTGGATGAAGGACAGTTGACGGATAGTTTGGGTCGTAAGGTGGATTTCAGAAATACCATCATCATCATGACTTCGAATATCGGTGCCCGTCAATTGAAGGAATTCGGTCAAGGTGTCGGATTTACCACTGCGGCGAAGGAAAACCAAGCAGATTCCCATTCACGTGGAGTTATTGAAACTGCGTTGAAACGTGCCTTTGCTCCGGAGTTCTTGAACCGTATCGATGATGTTATCGTCTTCAACTCCCTAACCAAGGAGCATATCTTCAAGATTATCGATATCGAGTTGAAAGCATTGTTCACCCGTATCGAAGGCTTGGGCCATGCCATCCGTTTAACGGAGAAAGCGAAAAACTACATTGCCGAGAAGGGTTATGATAGCAACTTCGGTGCTCGACCACTGAAACGGGCCATCCAGAAATACCTGGAAGATCCAATCGCGGAAGAAATCCTCAAGGGCGAATTGAAATCCGGTGAAGCCATCCTGGTAGACTTCAATGAAGAAAAACAGGAAATATCGGTTGTAGCGGATAAGAAATCGACCAAAGATGACGATTCCCTAGCTTCAGATGTGAAGGACAATAAAAAGAAAGATTAA
- a CDS encoding PAS domain-containing sensor histidine kinase, whose translation MLESAKLLEAIIDNAIDGIITIDPHGIVESINPAALDLFGYAAEEVVGNNISMLMPEPDRSNHDRYIESYEETGKKKIIGIGREVRGLKKNGTTFPFRLAVSEVFYKDRKIFTGFIHDLTKEKEAENELKKHTQELELKVRERTKDLIKLVSELERAKQDVSNSLEKEKELSQLKSRFVSMASHEFRTPLSSVQLSASLIDRYVEKSEYGPIEKHTNRIKSSVQLLNTILNDFLNLEKLEAGVVVVNKTETNIVQLGEEIAEEMQLICKKNQHIVYQHTGEDSGFLIDPNLLKNSIINLISNAIKYSGEDTFIEFNTQVGRNQLLVTVKDNGIGIPQEEQVNLFEPFFRANNTGNIPGTGLGLNIVKRYVELMGGRLEYWSEVNQGAIFKLFFIQE comes from the coding sequence GTGTTAGAATCAGCAAAACTTCTCGAAGCGATTATTGACAATGCGATCGATGGGATCATCACCATCGATCCGCATGGCATCGTGGAAAGCATTAACCCCGCTGCCCTGGACCTTTTTGGCTATGCGGCCGAAGAGGTTGTCGGCAATAACATTAGCATGCTTATGCCTGAACCCGACCGATCCAACCATGACCGCTACATCGAAAGTTATGAGGAAACAGGAAAGAAGAAAATCATTGGCATCGGCAGGGAAGTTCGTGGTCTGAAAAAAAACGGCACCACCTTTCCCTTCCGCTTGGCGGTGAGTGAGGTGTTCTATAAGGACAGAAAAATTTTTACCGGTTTTATCCATGACCTCACGAAAGAGAAGGAAGCGGAGAACGAGCTCAAGAAGCATACGCAGGAATTGGAACTTAAGGTTCGCGAGCGAACGAAGGACCTGATCAAGCTGGTTTCCGAATTGGAGCGCGCGAAGCAGGATGTTTCCAATTCCCTGGAGAAAGAAAAGGAACTGAGCCAACTGAAATCCAGGTTCGTTTCTATGGCCTCGCACGAGTTCAGGACACCCCTGAGTTCGGTACAGCTTTCTGCTTCGCTAATCGATCGCTATGTGGAAAAGTCGGAATATGGTCCGATTGAAAAACATACGAACCGCATCAAGAGCTCGGTACAATTGCTGAACACCATCTTGAACGACTTCCTGAATCTCGAAAAATTGGAGGCTGGGGTTGTTGTGGTCAATAAAACCGAAACCAACATCGTCCAATTGGGCGAGGAGATTGCAGAAGAGATGCAATTGATCTGTAAGAAGAACCAACACATCGTTTACCAACATACCGGGGAAGATTCGGGATTCCTGATCGACCCGAATCTATTGAAGAATTCGATTATTAACCTCATCTCGAATGCCATAAAATATTCAGGCGAGGATACCTTTATCGAATTCAATACACAGGTGGGCAGAAATCAACTATTGGTAACGGTGAAAGATAATGGCATCGGGATTCCACAGGAAGAACAGGTGAATCTTTTCGAACCTTTCTTCCGTGCCAACAATACCGGCAATATTCCAGGAACGGGATTGGGTCTGAACATCGTCAAACGCTATGTCGAGTTGATGGGCGGGCGATTGGAATATTGGTCGGAAGTAAATCAAGGAGCCATTTTTAAACTATTTTTTATCCAAGAGTAA
- the recN gene encoding DNA repair protein RecN → MLSKLQIKNYALIDALDIDFNPKLNIITGETGAGKSIIMGALGLILGNRAESKHFFDETKKCVIEGSFAIQNYQLQDLFASLDLDYDDLSIIRRELQADGKSRAFVNDTPVTLQTLKILGEQLIDIHSQHATLQINTETFQLLVLDTVAKHTDLVQDYKKQYQTFKKLKTELKQLEEDQDRSRQEADYHQFVFNELEEANLQVNEQEDLESEQTQLANAEEIKRHFHAANGQLQDGEINILDGLKQVQVALQQGVRYLPTAEPLLERLQSTLIELKDLSAEIEQVGDSVTMNEERLSIVNERLSGLYDLQKKHRVTTVAELLALKDDFEGKLMAADSQSEQIEALKIAIEKQHTDLLKLAAQLTRNRTKATKLLEDEVKSVLNRVGMPHAQLKVSMEVLDTFKSSGQDEVAFLFSANKGQTLQPIHKVASGGELSRVMLAIKSLVAKSSALPTIIFDEIDTGISGEVALRVGEVMEELAENMQVISITHLPQIASKGDAHFKVYKEDLGTKTKSNIVLMDSEQRVLEIAQMLSGANPEETAIQHAREMLK, encoded by the coding sequence ATGTTAAGTAAGCTACAGATAAAGAATTATGCATTGATAGATGCATTGGACATCGACTTCAATCCTAAACTGAATATCATTACGGGGGAAACCGGAGCCGGGAAATCCATTATCATGGGTGCCCTGGGTTTGATCTTGGGTAATCGCGCCGAGAGCAAGCACTTCTTCGATGAAACAAAGAAATGTGTGATCGAAGGATCCTTTGCTATCCAGAATTACCAGTTGCAGGACTTATTTGCTTCCCTTGACTTGGATTACGATGACCTGAGCATTATCCGTCGGGAATTGCAGGCCGACGGTAAATCACGTGCTTTCGTCAATGATACTCCCGTTACATTGCAGACCCTGAAAATTTTGGGGGAGCAGCTGATCGATATCCACTCCCAGCATGCCACCCTGCAGATCAATACGGAAACCTTCCAGCTTCTGGTCCTGGATACGGTGGCTAAGCATACCGATCTGGTGCAGGATTACAAGAAACAATACCAGACGTTCAAAAAGCTGAAAACTGAATTGAAGCAGTTGGAAGAAGATCAGGATCGTTCGCGGCAGGAAGCGGATTACCATCAGTTTGTTTTCAATGAATTGGAGGAGGCTAACCTACAGGTGAACGAACAGGAAGACCTTGAAAGCGAACAGACCCAATTGGCAAATGCGGAGGAAATAAAAAGACATTTCCATGCAGCCAATGGACAATTGCAGGATGGAGAAATCAATATCCTGGATGGTCTGAAGCAGGTACAGGTCGCTCTGCAACAGGGGGTCCGCTATCTGCCCACGGCAGAGCCGTTATTGGAGCGTTTGCAGAGTACGCTGATCGAGCTGAAGGATCTGAGCGCTGAAATAGAACAGGTAGGGGATAGCGTCACGATGAATGAGGAACGACTTTCTATTGTCAACGAGCGCCTTTCCGGACTGTATGACCTGCAGAAAAAGCACAGGGTAACGACCGTAGCGGAGCTGCTCGCGCTTAAAGATGATTTCGAGGGTAAATTGATGGCTGCCGATTCGCAGAGCGAACAGATCGAAGCGTTAAAGATAGCCATTGAAAAGCAGCATACAGATTTACTTAAACTTGCGGCCCAGTTGACGCGCAACAGAACCAAAGCCACCAAGTTATTGGAGGATGAAGTTAAATCGGTACTTAACCGAGTAGGCATGCCGCACGCACAGCTCAAGGTTTCGATGGAGGTACTGGATACGTTTAAAAGTTCCGGTCAGGATGAGGTCGCGTTTCTTTTTTCTGCAAATAAGGGACAGACGCTGCAGCCCATTCACAAAGTGGCGTCTGGAGGAGAGCTTTCCCGCGTGATGCTCGCCATAAAATCACTGGTGGCCAAATCATCTGCACTGCCGACCATTATCTTTGACGAAATCGATACAGGAATTTCAGGTGAGGTTGCCCTACGCGTAGGGGAGGTGATGGAAGAACTCGCAGAAAATATGCAGGTCATCAGCATTACACACCTGCCACAGATCGCATCAAAAGGTGATGCACACTTTAAGGTCTATAAGGAGGATCTTGGGACCAAGACCAAATCGAATATTGTATTGATGGATTCCGAACAGCGGGTTTTGGAGATTGCACAGATGCTCAGTGGGGCAAATCCAGAAGAAACAGCCATACAGCATGCCAGAGAGATGCTGAAGTAA
- a CDS encoding M28 family metallopeptidase, giving the protein MKQNLLFAAAALLGLASCQDGGSSSSYDKNSLDSTALAAIDETSYKAYVTQLASDEFQGRKPFSKGDTLTVNYIQDQFKTIGLAPGNGDSYFQEVPMVEISSKPVDPKMTFKGKNGDLTVTNLDDYVIGTPQMADQIDVANTELVFAGFGIVAPEFNWNDYEGLDVKGKTVVVMVSDPGRYDKNLFKADTMTYYGRWTYKFEEASRQGAAGVMIIHETEAASYGWNVVRNSWSGPRLSLIPENKGSNLVKYQGWITSETAKKLFALGGLKADIMEDAKKQGFKPVPMNISTGVKLASTFRESKSNNVLGMIKGSKRPDETIIYTAHWDHLGIGEAVEGDSIFNGAIDNATGVAALFEIAKAFKAAKVQPERSIVFLAVTAEEQGLLGSQYYAEHPIFPIKTTVANLNMDSFNPAGAMNGFRVVGTGQTELEDYAVLSGAKFNRKLMPEGSPTSGGFYRSDHFNFVKVGVPGLYMGSGGQYLEKDTTLLNQRQQALAGRYHAVTDEIDDHWNFDGIMADIRLFFDIGYTLSMETTFPNFKAKSEFKELGDKRLSK; this is encoded by the coding sequence ATGAAACAAAATCTTTTATTCGCTGCAGCGGCATTGCTGGGTCTGGCATCCTGCCAAGACGGGGGAAGTTCCTCCAGCTATGACAAAAACAGTTTGGATTCTACAGCATTGGCAGCAATCGATGAAACGAGCTACAAAGCCTATGTCACTCAACTTGCCTCAGACGAATTTCAAGGGCGTAAACCATTCAGCAAGGGCGATACCCTTACCGTGAATTATATCCAAGATCAGTTTAAGACCATCGGCTTGGCACCCGGCAATGGAGACTCCTATTTCCAGGAGGTACCCATGGTGGAGATCAGCTCCAAACCTGTCGATCCCAAGATGACCTTCAAGGGCAAAAATGGCGACCTCACCGTCACCAACTTGGATGACTATGTGATCGGTACGCCACAAATGGCGGATCAGATCGATGTCGCCAATACGGAACTCGTATTTGCGGGATTTGGTATCGTTGCACCGGAATTCAATTGGAACGATTATGAGGGCTTGGATGTAAAAGGCAAGACCGTCGTGGTAATGGTTTCGGATCCGGGCCGATACGACAAAAACTTATTCAAGGCCGATACCATGACCTATTACGGTCGTTGGACCTATAAATTTGAGGAAGCCTCCCGTCAGGGTGCTGCCGGAGTCATGATTATCCATGAAACTGAAGCGGCAAGCTACGGTTGGAATGTGGTACGCAACAGCTGGTCTGGACCGCGCCTATCCCTCATTCCTGAAAACAAAGGGTCCAATCTGGTGAAGTACCAAGGATGGATCACGTCCGAGACCGCGAAGAAATTATTTGCTTTGGGTGGTCTGAAGGCCGATATCATGGAGGACGCAAAGAAACAAGGCTTCAAACCTGTACCGATGAACATCAGTACGGGCGTGAAATTGGCCAGTACGTTTCGCGAATCCAAATCCAACAATGTGTTGGGCATGATCAAGGGCTCGAAGCGTCCTGATGAAACCATCATCTATACCGCACACTGGGATCACCTGGGCATTGGCGAGGCTGTAGAAGGCGATTCGATCTTCAATGGTGCCATTGATAACGCTACAGGTGTTGCTGCTCTGTTCGAGATTGCCAAGGCTTTCAAAGCGGCCAAGGTGCAGCCTGAACGCAGCATTGTCTTCCTTGCGGTTACGGCAGAAGAACAAGGCTTATTGGGCTCCCAGTATTATGCCGAACACCCGATCTTCCCGATCAAAACGACCGTTGCGAACCTGAACATGGACTCCTTCAATCCGGCAGGTGCAATGAATGGTTTCCGCGTTGTTGGAACCGGACAGACAGAACTGGAAGATTATGCGGTGCTTTCAGGTGCCAAATTCAATCGGAAATTAATGCCTGAGGGCAGTCCGACTTCCGGCGGATTCTATCGTTCGGACCATTTCAACTTCGTGAAAGTCGGTGTTCCCGGTCTGTACATGGGCAGTGGCGGACAATATCTTGAAAAGGATACAACCCTGCTGAACCAACGCCAACAGGCATTGGCAGGACGCTACCATGCTGTAACCGATGAAATCGATGATCACTGGAACTTCGACGGAATCATGGCTGACATCCGTCTGTTCTTCGATATCGGCTATACCTTGAGTATGGAAACCACGTTTCCGAATTTCAAGGCAAAGTCAGAGTTTAAAGAATTAGGCGACAAACGTCTGTCAAAATAG
- a CDS encoding lactate dehydrogenase, with product MRVIAYNILGSEKEHLARANGKVHDLTLISNELNFSTMHYAMGKEAVIISDRDVLDRIMLFELSKLGVKNIVTRSKTTDHIDLDYAGQLKMHVANVPFETTPENIAKQAILNLTQWMVGGCAGEACQCRMDCTNKVKIGQHHGK from the coding sequence ATGAGAGTAATCGCATATAATATCTTGGGTTCTGAAAAGGAACATCTCGCCAGAGCAAATGGAAAGGTGCATGATTTGACATTGATATCCAATGAATTGAATTTTAGCACGATGCATTATGCGATGGGGAAAGAGGCTGTTATTATATCAGATCGCGATGTTCTGGATCGTATCATGCTATTTGAACTCTCCAAATTAGGGGTGAAGAATATCGTCACCCGTTCGAAAACTACCGATCATATAGACCTGGATTATGCTGGTCAGTTAAAGATGCATGTCGCCAACGTGCCTTTTGAAACCACACCAGAGAATATCGCCAAGCAGGCAATCCTGAATCTGACCCAATGGATGGTGGGAGGCTGTGCAGGCGAAGCGTGCCAGTGCAGAATGGACTGCACGAATAAGGTTAAAATCGGACAACATCATGGAAAATGA